The Candidatus Koribacter versatilis Ellin345 genome has a segment encoding these proteins:
- a CDS encoding two-component system sensor histidine kinase NtrB: MRSTGAEPPSGQLRAWPDVLVVTVNLLLANRQPMFLWWGKELTQFYNDAYRPSLGEDKHPRALGQSGPECWPEIWDIIGPDIAAVMSRGDACWYEDQLVPIYRNGVLQDVYWTYSYSPVRSADGTICGTLVTCSETTGRVQLEKQRSHLLAELQHERQRLLELLTQAPAFVAVLKGPEHVFEFTNALYRELIGDRELLGKPVGEAVPEAVEQGYLKILDRVYHTGEPHVAHGSQILLARKAGFPPEPRILDFAYQPVRDSDGNVTGIIALGTDVSDRNKAERLLVQAEKLAVVGRLAASIAHEINNPLEAVTNLLYLVEVTDERAQRMAFLKSAQQELDRVAKITTQTLRFHRESTNKKAVFLQDIVDNVITLLAGRLRNAGLTVEKDFATRGEIVGREGDLRQVFVNLINNAVDACRPGGRIVVRLRDSVDLSSQQKGVRITLCDSGTGMSRPVLQRLFEPFFTTKGMTGTGLGLWISKEILDQHGATLRVRSSTADANHGTVFSMFFPTG; this comes from the coding sequence GTGCGTTCGACTGGAGCCGAACCCCCGTCGGGCCAATTGAGGGCCTGGCCGGATGTGCTCGTGGTTACAGTGAACCTTCTGCTGGCGAACCGGCAGCCGATGTTCCTGTGGTGGGGCAAGGAACTCACGCAGTTTTACAACGATGCGTATCGGCCAAGCTTAGGAGAGGACAAACATCCGCGGGCATTGGGACAGAGCGGCCCGGAATGTTGGCCCGAAATTTGGGACATCATTGGGCCGGACATTGCGGCCGTGATGTCGCGGGGCGATGCATGTTGGTACGAAGACCAGTTGGTTCCGATCTACCGCAATGGAGTGCTGCAGGACGTCTATTGGACGTACAGCTACAGCCCCGTCCGTTCCGCGGATGGAACGATCTGCGGGACGCTGGTTACATGCTCGGAGACGACGGGGCGGGTCCAGTTGGAGAAGCAGCGCTCGCATCTCCTGGCGGAGTTGCAGCATGAACGGCAACGGTTGTTGGAACTGCTAACCCAGGCGCCAGCTTTTGTGGCGGTGCTGAAGGGCCCTGAGCACGTTTTTGAGTTCACCAATGCACTCTACCGGGAATTGATCGGGGACCGTGAACTCCTGGGAAAGCCGGTAGGCGAGGCTGTTCCGGAAGCTGTCGAACAAGGTTATCTCAAGATTCTCGATCGCGTTTACCACACCGGGGAGCCGCATGTGGCGCATGGTTCCCAGATTCTCCTTGCGCGAAAGGCAGGGTTTCCGCCGGAGCCGAGAATTCTGGATTTCGCGTACCAACCGGTTCGGGATTCCGATGGCAACGTGACTGGCATTATTGCGCTGGGAACCGACGTTTCCGACCGGAACAAGGCGGAGCGTTTATTGGTGCAGGCAGAGAAACTTGCCGTGGTGGGCCGTCTCGCGGCGAGCATCGCGCACGAGATCAATAACCCGCTGGAAGCCGTAACCAATCTGCTGTACCTGGTCGAAGTCACGGATGAACGAGCGCAGCGCATGGCTTTCCTGAAGTCGGCGCAGCAGGAACTGGATCGGGTCGCGAAGATTACAACCCAAACGTTGCGCTTTCATCGCGAGAGCACGAACAAGAAGGCAGTGTTCCTGCAAGATATTGTCGACAACGTGATCACGTTGCTGGCGGGCCGGTTGCGAAATGCTGGTCTCACGGTTGAGAAAGACTTTGCTACGCGTGGCGAGATTGTGGGCCGTGAGGGCGATCTGCGGCAAGTATTCGTGAACCTGATCAATAATGCGGTCGATGCTTGTCGTCCAGGTGGACGCATCGTGGTTCGGCTTCGAGATTCTGTCGATCTCTCCAGCCAACAAAAAGGAGTTCGCATCACTCTGTGCGACTCGGGAACGGGGATGTCGCGGCCAGTGCTACAGCGACTCTTCGAACCTTTCTTCACTACGAAGGGAATGACAGGCACCGGCCTGGGGCTTTGGATCTCGAAGGAAATCCTGGACCAGCACGGTGCCACGCTGCGGGTTCGTAGCAGCACTGCCGACGCGAATCACGGGACGGTGTTCTCGATGTTCTTTCCGACTGGGTAG
- a CDS encoding MBL fold metallo-hydrolase, whose amino-acid sequence MHVTWVNHASFVVSAANVSIMSDPWLEGTAFDDGWGLLSATKFGYEEFRDITHIFITHEHPDHFSPKSLRGIAPEHRARITVLYHKTRDRRVLQYCASLGFKTQELPEEEWFALAPGFEVFCGRTGLIDSWLAYRADGKVILNLNDCIYTTKAKLLPIRERLGKPDALFTQFSYADWAGNPEDEERHKQHAQRKLAQMKMQCEVFEPRVVVPCASFVWFCHKENYFMNAHANRIGDVHRFCTEDVKCASVVLYPGDQWEVVTEHDSESAIRKYNEDYASLPSRPLVSSPEIPIEKLKDAYRNYIRKARAKNTPKLLELIPASVVFLSDLGKKVRISMKHGIEVLAEGDATPADISLGSESLHYCYLFDWGGATLGVNGRYTVPPQGRPRRFFWNFQVQSYNASGVRFDMKMVSIIAARKILSKFGVPVLETLDV is encoded by the coding sequence ATGCACGTGACGTGGGTAAACCACGCTTCGTTCGTTGTTTCCGCTGCGAACGTCTCTATTATGTCCGACCCCTGGTTGGAGGGAACCGCGTTCGATGACGGCTGGGGCCTGCTTTCTGCAACGAAGTTCGGGTACGAAGAGTTCCGCGACATTACCCACATTTTCATTACCCATGAGCATCCCGACCATTTTTCTCCCAAGTCGTTGCGGGGCATAGCGCCTGAACATCGCGCACGGATTACGGTGCTTTACCACAAGACGAGAGATCGCCGCGTCCTGCAGTACTGCGCCTCGCTCGGGTTCAAGACGCAGGAACTTCCTGAGGAAGAGTGGTTCGCGCTCGCACCGGGCTTTGAGGTTTTCTGTGGGCGAACCGGGTTGATCGATTCGTGGCTTGCATACCGGGCGGACGGCAAGGTCATCCTCAATCTGAATGATTGCATTTATACGACGAAGGCGAAGTTACTTCCGATCCGCGAGCGCCTGGGGAAACCTGACGCCTTGTTCACCCAGTTTTCCTATGCAGATTGGGCTGGCAATCCGGAGGATGAAGAACGCCACAAGCAGCACGCGCAGCGAAAGCTGGCCCAAATGAAAATGCAATGCGAGGTATTTGAGCCTCGCGTTGTGGTGCCATGCGCAAGCTTTGTGTGGTTTTGTCACAAAGAAAACTACTTCATGAACGCTCACGCCAATCGCATTGGTGACGTGCATCGATTCTGCACCGAGGACGTGAAGTGTGCCTCCGTGGTCCTGTATCCGGGAGACCAGTGGGAGGTGGTTACGGAGCACGACTCCGAGTCCGCTATCCGCAAGTACAACGAAGACTACGCCAGTCTCCCTTCACGGCCCCTGGTGTCGTCCCCGGAGATTCCCATCGAGAAGCTGAAAGATGCCTATCGCAATTACATCCGCAAGGCGCGGGCCAAGAACACGCCAAAGCTCCTGGAACTCATCCCCGCCTCCGTGGTGTTTCTCAGTGATCTTGGGAAGAAAGTGCGAATTTCGATGAAGCATGGGATCGAAGTGCTTGCTGAGGGAGATGCCACGCCCGCTGATATCTCCTTGGGATCGGAATCTCTGCATTACTGCTACCTGTTCGACTGGGGTGGCGCGACCTTGGGAGTCAACGGGCGATATACGGTGCCGCCGCAAGGACGTCCACGGCGCTTTTTCTGGAATTTCCAGGTCCAGTCCTACAACGCATCGGGGGTTCGCTTCGACATGAAGATGGTGAGCATCATCGCCGCCAGAAAAATCTTGAGTAAGTTTGGAGTACCGGTGCTGGAAACACTCGACGTTTGA
- a CDS encoding D-glucuronyl C5-epimerase family protein produces the protein MKRLVVFGLLVFLQVSFTRVAHGQCVALGTVAPVTTYSAAGVYLSSLTDGNIAHGSNIQFDGNGIPMVLASGVFVYNPVTVSQWALQQYSYSVAYGTAGAQANLVKGADWLMSVQDATTGIWYINYSFTVAGMGVTLSPPWGGAMAQGQAISVLSRAYQVTHDEKYLTAASKALAPLAKKVSEGGLTDDFFGDPNLPHYEEYPTVPASYTLNGFMFTLVGLYDLSAFDATALSMYNAGLKTLDAELPYHEMGGISAYHLGHITNAPRGPHVAWSYHLVHLQLLGALKYLNPTDKVVSFYYGQWCSYQRALSQIVLSPASGTTFKAGQLFYLNAQINPNYAIGFANLTDGGTPVSKATLGNGRAIFRIDNPTAGTHNYQVSYTSDGTVPSVTSNVLSITVTP, from the coding sequence ATGAAAAGACTCGTGGTGTTCGGATTGCTCGTATTCCTGCAGGTCTCTTTTACACGCGTCGCACACGGCCAATGCGTCGCATTGGGAACGGTCGCACCGGTCACCACTTATAGCGCCGCCGGCGTGTACCTGAGCAGTCTCACCGACGGCAACATCGCTCACGGATCGAATATTCAGTTCGACGGGAACGGAATCCCGATGGTGCTAGCCAGCGGGGTATTCGTATACAACCCGGTGACGGTTTCACAGTGGGCGCTTCAGCAGTATTCCTACTCCGTCGCTTACGGTACCGCCGGTGCTCAAGCCAATCTCGTCAAGGGAGCGGACTGGCTGATGAGTGTTCAGGACGCCACGACCGGCATTTGGTACATCAACTATAGCTTCACCGTCGCCGGCATGGGAGTGACGCTCAGTCCGCCATGGGGCGGCGCAATGGCGCAGGGACAGGCGATTTCCGTACTGAGCCGTGCCTACCAGGTCACTCACGATGAGAAGTATTTAACGGCAGCCAGCAAAGCCCTGGCGCCGTTAGCGAAGAAGGTATCCGAGGGCGGGCTCACCGACGATTTTTTTGGTGATCCCAACCTTCCGCATTACGAGGAATATCCCACCGTACCCGCCTCTTACACGTTGAATGGCTTTATGTTCACGCTGGTTGGCCTGTACGATCTCTCGGCATTCGATGCGACGGCTCTGTCCATGTACAACGCCGGATTGAAGACCCTCGACGCGGAACTTCCGTATCACGAAATGGGCGGGATCAGCGCGTACCATCTCGGTCACATAACGAATGCGCCCCGCGGGCCCCACGTCGCGTGGAGCTATCACCTGGTCCATCTCCAACTACTGGGCGCGCTGAAGTACCTCAATCCGACGGACAAAGTGGTGAGTTTCTATTACGGCCAATGGTGTTCCTACCAGCGTGCACTCTCCCAAATCGTCCTCTCACCTGCTTCGGGAACCACTTTCAAGGCTGGACAGTTGTTTTATCTGAATGCCCAAATCAACCCGAATTACGCGATCGGGTTCGCGAATCTCACGGATGGGGGCACACCGGTCTCCAAAGCGACGCTTGGCAATGGAAGAGCCATATTCCGGATTGATAATCCGACCGCCGGAACCCACAACTACCAGGTCTCCTATACGTCGGACGGAACTGTTCCGAGCGTCACTTCGAACGTACTGTCGATCACTGTGACACCCTGA
- a CDS encoding DUF962 domain-containing protein — MAQFNSYDEFFVFYLQQHKNPANRALHATGTSLGILTVILAFALGHPWWAFLWLPIAYGCAWTGHFLLEKNKPATFGYPFWSFISDFRMLWLMMTGQLGKWMAKGI; from the coding sequence ATGGCGCAGTTCAATTCCTACGACGAGTTCTTCGTCTTCTACCTGCAGCAGCACAAAAATCCCGCCAACCGCGCCCTGCACGCAACCGGCACTTCGCTCGGCATCCTCACCGTCATTCTCGCGTTCGCCTTAGGCCATCCGTGGTGGGCGTTCTTGTGGCTCCCCATCGCGTACGGTTGCGCCTGGACCGGCCACTTCCTGCTCGAGAAGAACAAGCCCGCGACCTTCGGCTATCCGTTCTGGTCGTTCATCAGCGATTTTCGGATGCTCTGGCTGATGATGACCGGGCAGCTTGGGAAGTGGATGGCGAAGGGAATTTGA